One Misgurnus anguillicaudatus chromosome 19, ASM2758022v2, whole genome shotgun sequence genomic region harbors:
- the bptf gene encoding nucleosome-remodeling factor subunit BPTF isoform X6, with protein MRGRRGRPPKTPLMQEPSSGPVRGLRPRRTLKPKVRGSSDEEFVSPKRGSHHHTTRGRRKARTAGTRGRGRGRGSGRGRGRRSATSGVVYDDHESDEDDDDAVSLRSELDEYIEEHLSDEEEDEEEAINDESDYLEELEGEDEDDASYCTESSHGSAAVGRKRPRPRRPPSPILEQKEIPLLELPVSSEDLLIPNEQLLNASAIYEVLRSFSTVLRLSPFRFEDFCAALVGQEQCTLMAETHISLLKAILREEDTSNTTFGPADLKDSVNSTLYFIDGMTWPEVVRAYCESDPEYHHVLPDLEGEEYPFSPLESKVKVLQFLVDQFLTTNLAREELMSEGVIQYDDHCRVCHRLGDLLCCETCSAVYHLECVKPPLEEVPEDEWQCEICVAHKVPGVTDCLTEFQKSRPYIRQEPIGYDRHQRKYWFLNRRIIVEEDGDNENKKTWYYSTKVQLGELLEVLDKQYWENDLCSVMEEMREEVHSHMDITEELTNKARGNTKAYLTVANDVILDRLKTKQEAELEEVKRRAAEEAEKARQEADLGSGEPGGSDTGTPANGSCSKQDSSNGNSTNEQTSANVAAVPADEESGTGVPETLTTSKTDSQSPTGNAVTWSSAKEEKESTDGVKELAGKSSESVEGNSVLVTEPPSTADDNSCSSNFSISDCLRAPEEPDLADRSSQSSLNSQEDAGDNKANGDGVKTGASRMVTRLRNPDSKLSQRKVMQDKDGSSQDGYKALKESSPLSSFGSKRDFNKQGIYGGFFKLGHEGKFRVYHNQYSTNTLALNKHQHREDHDKRRHLSHKFCMTTAAEFKWNGSLYGSKSLTLSTLRLTIIQLENNVPAPFLHPNWASHRTNWIKAVQMCSKAREFALALAILECAIKPVVMLPMWKDSLGHTRLHRMTSVEREEKEKVKKREKKLEDEETMQQATWVKYTFPIKHQVWKQKGEEYRVTGYGGWSWVSKTHVHRFLPKLPGNTNPNYRKELEAAKMGVDNQAAFSKTLKTSAKTEENSALNEAEKDSVQDTSLNSTDEKPPVEKEVVLQDKVGDVKENEITEEKNNVSDEQNENQEIEGKQDEKNASVEKMDTSAPTDANDDKADITNASSNDSPFKGESFESEVTKDSSPSDPQNSLFSDVVNVSDGFLQRTAYKKKVKASKLDGLLERRVKQFTLEEKERLEKLRETVSKPLTEKEEKTFGAQDQKVKLEESIPETPKTSKTDALAGPAIHGKDPVVKKLYFNQDEEQSGTNTSGQNNNLDVRLSDSAPKDCQKSAEPEPKTASRVAMSELNGNSLSLDTSLNLNAKPDKMFLEGVCATPESTETVSENNENNLDVKKTTPPQVNGKDGLVDSQCENLTENINTKELTSSLSEEIKAISPKEPVKSLTNGDATQECLKEWTNSSIPQVKSDELTNSDVDYQPPQKVSKLENVSQETVDTSVSSSVPEPSSAASEPNVKPEVPSLNSKVEPMQVEEVKPLVSSPVQSAEESSLSSDITENSSSLGEMTTVITQFTTTTTTVSTESCTVMSSGLASNNGISTSLPTDSKLESSSTVSTLSTTSTTTVTKVTNSSEEALVTKESKTVVTETRTGTKTGPCGSSVTSMTVSQAYSTKDRVQLLKFSRTKKARSGTALPSYRKFVTKSSKKSIFVLPNDELKKLARRGGIREVPIFNYNAKPAVDIWPYPSPRPTFGITWRYRLQTVRSLAGVSLMLRLLWACLRWDDMSVKPSPAVGTTRTETSDTDITTTEIIKRRDVGPYGIRSEYCIRKIICPLGVPDTPKETPTPQRKGLRSSALRPKKPEPAKQTGPVVIETWVAEEDLELWEIRAFTERVEREKAQASDPTKVSVQKKAEEIKAQLENQLKQQRLAAQQKRLEQQRPGVTSNTSTITSTTNTPGTTNQKVVVETASGQATPVPKMVMATKLGSPVTFQQNKNFQQSFASWVNKQGQPGTAVSTSSVVTVAASSATTSGQTFHIAAATGSMGGSVITAKLPVPANSKIVTVNVPTTQGGLVQVQQKVVGIIPSSTTGTAQSFPSFQPRSGTINIRPNTTTTTQQVITTGTPLRPGMTVIRSPLQQPATIGKTIIRTPVMVQQGQGQQTVQTSSGVPAVSSPPRLPALSQPQTPQTPPAPRPQQGQVKLTLAQLTQLTQGAQHGGSQGLTVVIQGQGQTTGQLQVIPQGVTVIPGPGQQLMQAAMPNGQVQRFLFTPMPPVPVSTPAAPCTTPSLGTPVQAAPTTPAAPTQPAVQPAPQPQTQTPTSHSLMPPQIAPAVPTTAIPQPISAPQPRPPEQVQPQPQVLPQIAAKPPTPVPPAPIPQLRPTIAPAPQVTTLPVSPQVAQTTVTKVQPQIQLPPQLLSVPGLQQQVISHIQSQVAAQIQAQVQQVGTTAGIPQQIKLQLPIQIQQQSGGQVQTHQIQNLVTIQTTSVQEQLQRIQQLCEKQQQKKKQQEAKREQSQQNSSQSDLLQKQVAQKQNVAIEQLKQKKTMTPAEREENQRMIVCNQVMKFILDKIDKDERQAAKKRKREESVEQKRTKQNASKLSALLFKHKEQLKADILKKRALLDKELQLQVQEELRRDLIKLRREKERAQAAAAQAAAAAAAAASAHAHTGLSTYTPTVTSPSSTHKRKRDEERDAAAAAAAKSKRKKMISTTSKENKRDIKLYCVCKTPYDESKFYIGCDLCSNWYHGECVGITEKEAKKMDDYICADCKRAQEGSTEELYCICRTPYDESQFYIGCDRCQNWYHGRCVGILQSEATHIDEYVCPQCQSTEDAMTVLTPLTDKDYEGLKRILRSLQSHKMAWPFLEPVDPNDAPDYYGIIKEPMDLSTMEERIQKRFYSKLTEFVADMTKIFDNCRYYNPSDSPFYQCAEFLESFFVQKLKAFKASRL; from the exons ATGAGGGGGAGACGAGGCAGGCCGCCCAAAACCCCACTGATGCAGGAGCCCTCGTCGGGGCCGGTGCGCGGTCTAAGACCCCGTCGGACTTTGAAGCCGAAAGTGAGAGGGTCATCGGACGAGGAGTTTGTCAGCCCGAAACGAGGAAGCCATCATCATACGACACGAGGCCGGAGGAAAGCGCGAACCGCGGGTACGAGAGGCAGGGGGAGAGGTAGGGGATCGGGCAGAGGCAGGGGACGGCGGAGCGCCACCAGCGGGGTGGTGTACGACGACCACGAAAGCGACGAAGATGACGACGATGCGGTCAGTTTGCGCTCAGAGTTGGACGAATACATTGAGGAGCATCTGTCGGACGAGGAGGAAGACGAGGAGGAGGCCATCAACGATGAGTCGGACTACCTGGAGGAGCTGGAGGGAGAGGATGAAGATGATGCGAGTTACTGCACGGAGAGCAGCCACGGCAGCGCTGCAG TAGGTCGAAAACGGCCAAGACCAAGACGGCCACCTTCTCCTATTCTTGAACAAAAGGAGATCCCTTTGCTTGAGTTGCCCGTGTCCTCCGAGGATCTCCTCATTCCCAACGAGCAGCTCCTCAACGCGTCGGCCATTTACGAGGTCCTCCGCAGTTTCAGCACCGTCTTGCGCCTCTCTCCGTTCCGTTTCGAGGACTTCTGCGCTGCTCTGGTAGGTCAGGAGCAGTGCACGTTAATGGCGGAGACGCACATCTCCCTCCTGAAAGCTATCTTGCGAGAAGAGGACACGTCCAACACCACGTTCGGACCTGCGGACCTCAAGGACAGCGTGAACTCCACGCTGTACTTCATCGACGGCATGACCTGGCCGGAGGTAGTGCGCGCTTACTGCGAGAGCGACCCCGAATATCACCACGTGCTCCCGGACCTGGAGGGTGAAGAGTATCCGTTCAGCCCGTTGGAGAGTAAAGTCAAGGTCCTGCAGTTCCTAGTGGACCAATTCCTCACCACCAACCTCGCTCGTGAGGAGCTGATGTCCGAGGGTGTCATTCAGTACGACGACCATTGCCGGGTGTGCCACAGACTGGGCGATTTGCTGTGCTGCGAGACCTGCTCGGCGGTGTATCATCTGGAGTGCGTGAAGCCGCCTCTGGAGGAGGTGCCCGAGGACGAGTGGCAGTGTGAGATCTGCGTGGCGCACAAAGTGCCTGGCGTGACGGACTGTTTGACGGAGTTCCAGAAGAGCCGGCCGTACATCCGACAGGAGCCCATTGGTTATGACCGGCATCAGAGAAAATACTGGTTTCTGAACAGGAGGATTATTGT AGAGGAGGATGGcgataatgaaaataaaaagacCTGGTACTATAGCACTAAAGTTCAGCTAGGTGAACTGTTGGAGGTTCTGGATAAGCAGTACTGGGAGAATGACCTTTGCTCTGTGATGGAGGAGATGAGAGAAGAGGTCCATTCTCACATGGACATTACAGAGGAGCTCACTAACAAGGCTCGTGGGAATACCAAGGCGTACCTCACTGTTGCCAATG ATGTGATACTTGACCGCCTGAAGACCAAGCAGGAGGCGGAGCTTGAGGAAGTGAAACGAAGGGCGGCAGAGGAGGCTGAGAAGGCCAGACAGGAAGCAGATTTGGGTTCTGGTGAACCAGGAGGGAGCGACACTGGGACTCCTGCAAATGGATCGTGTTCAAAACAAGATTCCAGTAATGGAAACTCGACGAATGAGCAGACGTCTGCAAACG TTGCAGCTGTCCCGGCTGATGAAGAGAGTGGGACCGGTGTTCCTGAGACGCTCACAACGTCTAAAACCGACTCCCAGAGTCCCACAGGGAATGCCGTGACTTGGTCTTCCGCCAAGGAGGAGAAGGAAAGTACAGACGGGGTAAAAGAGTTGGCAG GTAAAAGCTCAGAGTCGGTTGAAGGGAATTCTGTACTGGTAACTGAACCTCCATCCACGGCGGATGACAACAGCTGCAGCAGTAATTTCTCCATCTCCGATTGCCTGCGAGCTCCAGAAGAACCTGACCTGGCGGATCGGTCTTCACAGTCTTCCTTAAACAGCCAGGAAGATGCAG GTGATAATAAAGCGAATGGAGATGGCGTTAAGACAGGAGCTTCGCGCATGGTTACACGACTCCGCAATCCTGATAGCAAGCTGAGCCAACGCAAGGTCATGCAAGACAAAGATGGCAGCTCTCAGGATGGATATAAAGCACTTAAGGAG TCTTCACCGCTATCATCCTTTGGCTCGAAGAGAGATTTCAACAAGCAGGGCATCTACGGTGGCTTTTTCAAGCTTGGCCATGAGGGAAAATTTCGCGTCTACCACAACCAGTACAGCACTAACACGCTGGCGCTGAACAAACACCAACATCGCGAGGACCACGACAAACGCAGACATCTCTCCCACAAGTTCTGCATGACCACTGCTGCTGAATTCAAGTGGAACGGTTcgttgtatgggtcaaaatcgCTGACTTTGTCTACACTGAGGTTAACCATCATCCAGctggaaaacaatgtccctgcGCCATTCCTACATCCAAACTGGGCCTCACACAG GACCAACTGGATAAAAGCTGTTCAGATGTGCAGCAAGGCAAGAGAATTCGCTTTAGCTTTGGCCATTCTAGAATGTGCTATTAAACCAGTGGTCATGCTGCCGATGTGGAAGGATTCCCTGGGTCACACAAG GCTGCATCGTATGACCTCTGTGGAGCGGGAAGAGAAGGAGAAGGTGAAAAAGAGGGAGAAAAAACTGGAGGATGAAGAGACTATGCAGCAGGCCACGTGGGTGAAGTACACGTTTCCCATCAAACACCAG GTGTGGAAGCAGAAGGGTGAGGAGTACAGGGTGACCGGGTATGGAGGCTGGAGCTGGGTCAGTAAAACACACGTTCATCGTTTTCTCCCAAAACTACCTGGAAACACCAATCCCAACTACCGAAAAGAACTTGAGG CAGCTAAAATGGGAGTGGACAATCAGGCAGCTTTCTCAAAAACGCTAAAAACTTCAGCAAAAACAGAGGAAAACTCTGCTTTAAATGAGGCTGAAAAGGACAGTGTTCAAGACACATCGTTGAATTCTACTGATGAAAAGCCACCAGTGGAAAAAGAAGTTGTGTTACAAGACAAAGTTGGAGATGTAAAGGAGAATGAAATCACAGAGGAAAAGAACAATGTAAGTGATGAACAAAACGAGAATCAAGAAATAGAAGGCAAGCAAGATGAGAAAAATGCATCTGTAGAAAAAATGGACACTAGCGCCCCGACTGATGCGAATGATGATAAAG CTGACATTACAAATGCTTCATCAAATGACTCACCATTCAAAGGGGAGTCTTTTGAAAGCGAAGTTACTAAAGATAGCTCTCCGAGTGATCCCCAGAATTCCCTCTTTTCTGATGTTGTAAATGTCAGTGATGGATTCCTGCAACGAACAGCATACAAAAAGAAAGTAAAGGCCTCAAAACTTGATGGCCTTTTAGAGAGGCGGGTCAAACAATTCACCTTGGAGGAGAAGGAGAGGTTAGAAAAACTAAGGGAGACTGTTTCTAAACCTTTGACAGAAAAGGAAGAAAAAACCTTTGGTGCACAAGACCAAAAGGTGAAGCTTGAAGAAAGTATCCCTGAAACTCCAAAAACTAGCAAGACAGATGCACTTGCAGGCCCAGCAATACATGGAAAAGACCCTGTTGTCAAAAAGCTTTATTTTAACCAAGATGAAGAGCAGTCGGGAACAAACACATCGGGACAGAACAATAACCTGGATGTCAGGTTAAGTGACTCGGCCCCTAAAGACTGTCAGAAATCGGCAGAACCAGAACCCAAAACAGCCAGTAGAGTAGCAATGTCCGAGCTCAATGGAAATTCTTTAAGTCTTGATACGAGCCTCAACTTGAACGCCAAGCCAGACAAAATGTTTTTAGAAGGTGTGTGTGCTACACCTGAAAGCACAGAAACTGTTAGTGAGAACAATGAGAATAATCTggatgtaaaaaaaactacgcCCCCACAGGTCAATGGCAAAGATGGCCTCGTTGACTCACAATGTGAGAACTTGACCGAAAACATTAACACAAAGGAGCTAACCAGTAGCCTTAGTGAGGAAATCAAAGCAATATCACCGAAGGAACCAGTGAAGTCGCTAACAAATGGTGATGCCACTCAGGAGTGTCTTAAAGAATGGACTAATAGCTCGATTCCTCAGGTGAAATCTGATGAACTTACTAACTCTGACGTGGACTATCAACCACCTCAGAAAGTGTCCAAGTTGGAAAACGTCAGCCAAGAAACTGTAGACACTTCTGTTAGCTCGTCTGTACCTGAACCTTCCTCAGCAGCTTCAGAGCCAAACGTAAAACCTGAGGTGCCTAGTCTTAATTCAAAGGTGGAGCCGATGCAAGTTGAGGAAGTAAAACCTCTAGTTTCCTCCCCAGTGCAGTCAGCAGAAGAGTCCAGCTTAAGCAGCGACATCACTGAAAACAGCAGCAGCCTTGGTGAGATGACAACAGTCATTACTCAATTCACCACAACTACGACTACAGTATCCACAGAGTCCTGCACAGTGATGTCCTCGGGTCTTGCTTCCAATAACGGGATCAGTACGTCTCTACCAACAGATTCTAAATTGGAGTCTAGTAGCACTGTTTCGACACTCTCCACGACAAGTACAACTACTGTCACCAAAGTTACAAACTCATCCGAGGAAGCTCTAGTAACAAAAGAGTCCAAGACTGTTGTCACAGAAACTCGAACTGGTACCAAAACAGGTCCTTGCgggtcctctgtgacctctatGACAGTGAGTCAAGCATATTCCACCAAGGACAGGGTACAGCTGTTAAAGTTCTCCCGAACCAAGAAAGCGCGGTCTGGGACGGCCTTGCCCTCGTACCGCAAGTTTGTAACCAAGAGCAGCAAGAAGAGTATCTTTGTGCTTCCCAATGATGAGTTAAAGAAGCTTGCGAGGCGCGGTGGCATTCGTGAAGTTCCTATCTTTAACTACAATGCCAAGCCAGCCGTAGACATCTGGCCCTACCCATCTCCTCGACCAACATTTGGGATCACGTGGAG ATATCGACTCCAGACTGTGAGGTCTTTGGCTGGAGTGAGCTTAATGCTACGACTGCTCTGGGCCTGCCTCAGATGGGATGATATGTCTGTGAAGCCCTCACCCGCTGTAGGGACAACACGAACAG AAACATCTGACACAGATATCACCACCACGGAGATCATTAAGCGGAGAGATGTTGGGCCTTATGGCATTCGTTCAGAGTATTGCATCAGAAAGATTATCTGTCCCCTTGGGGTTCCTGACACCCCCAAAG AAACTCCCACGCCCCAAAGAAAGGGGCTACGGTCAAGTGCCCTGAGACCAAAAAAGCCAGAACCAGCTAAGCAGACAGGGCCTGTTGTGATCGAAACTTGGGTGGCTGAGGAAGATCTGGAGCTATGGGAGATAAGAGCCTTTACTGAAAG ggtTGAGAGGGAGAAGGCACAAGCGTCTGACCCGACTAAGGTTAGTGTGCAGAAGAAAGCAGAAGAGATCAAAGCCCAATTGGAAAATCAGCTAAAGCAGCAGAGATTGGCAGCCCAGCAG AAACGGTTGGAGCAGCAGAGACCTGGTGTCACCAGCAACACATCCACCATAACCAGCACAACTAATACACCTGGAACCACTAATCAGAAAGTGGTGGTGGAAACCGCTAGCGGTCAGGCAACTCCAGTGCCAAAAATGGTAATGGCCACCAAGCTGGGTTCTCCAGTGACATTCCAGCAAAACAAGAACTTCCAGCAGTCCTTTGCTTCCTGGGTCAACAAGCAAGGACAACCAGGTACTGCAG TCTCCACCAGTTCGGTTGTGACCGTGGCGGCGAGTAGCGCCACCACGTCCGGGCAAACGTTCCACATCGCAGCTGCTACGGGGTCGATGGGCGGCAGTGTCATCACAGCTAAACTGCCTGTTCCAGCCAACAGCAAGATAGTCACAGTGAACGTGCCAACCACACAAGGAG GTTTGGTGCAAGTACAGCAGAAAGTGGTGGGCATCATTCCATCCAGCACAACAGGCACCGCTCAATCCTTCCCTTCATTCCAGCCCCGTAGTGGCACCATCAACATCAGACCCAACACAACCACCACCACTCAGCAG GTCATAACAACAGGGACACCTCTCAGACCAGGAATGACAGTGATTCGTTCTCCCCTACAACAGCCTGCGACTATTGGGAAGACCATCATTCGCACACCAGTGATGGTTCAACAAG GTCAGGGGCAACAAACCGTTCAGACCAGTTCAGGAGTTCCAGCAGTGAGCAGTCCACCCCGCCTCCCTGCACTAAGCCAACCCCAGACTCCGCAAACACCCCCTGCGCCCCGACCACAGCAGGGTCAGGTCAAACTCACCCTGGCTCAACTGACGCAGCTCACCCAGGGGGCTCAG CATGGAGGGAGCCAGGGCTTGACGGTTGTGATTCAAGGACAAGGTCAAACCACAGGCCAGCTGCAGGTCATACCTCAGGGCGTAACGGTCATTCCGGGTCCAGGTCAGCAGCTCATGCAGGCTGCCATGCCCAACGGCCAAGTCCAACGCTTCCTGTTCACTCCTATGCCCCCAGTACCAGTGTCTACACCTGCCGCCCCCTGTACGACACCCTCGTTGGGCACCCCGGTCCAAGCTGCCCCCACCACTCCTGCTGCACCCACGCAACCAG CAGTTCAGCCCGCTCCACAACCCCAAACACAAACTCCAACATCCCATTCACTCATGCCACCACAAATAGCCCCCGCTGTCCCGACCACCGCCATTCCCCAACCGATCTCTGCCCCGCAGCCTCGCCCTCCAGAGCAGGTCCAACCTCAGCCACAAGTCCTGCCCCAAATCGCAGCCAAGCCCCCCACACCCGTACCCCCCGCGCCAATACCGCAGCTGAGACCCACCATCGCCCCAGCTCCGCAGGTCACAACACTCCCCGTATCCCCGCAAGTGGCTCAGACCACAGTAACCAAAGTCCAGCCCCAGATTCAGCTCCCCCCACAGCTCCTCAGCGTTCCCGGGCTTCAGCAGCAGGTCATCTCTCACATCCAGAGTCAGGTAGCAGCTCAGATTCAAGCTCAGGTCCAGCAGGTCGGGACCACGGCAGGAATTCCCCAGCAGATCAAACTGCAACTGCCTATTCAGATCCAGCAGCAGAGCGGAGGGCAGGTCCAGACTCACCAGATCCAGAACCTGGTGACGATCCAGACGACCAGCGTGCAGGAACAGCTCCAGCGAATCCAGCAGCTCTGCGAAAAACAACAgcagaagaagaaacagcaggaGGCTAAGCGAGAGCAAAGTCAGCAGAACTCGAGTCAAAGTGACCTGCTGCAGAAACAG GTGGCTCAGAAGCAGAATGTAGCCATAGAGCAGTTGAAGCAGAAGAAAACCATGACTCCTGCTGAGAGAGAGGAGAACCAGAG GATGATCGTCTGTAACCAAGTGATGAAGTTCATCCTGGATAAAATTGATAAGGACGAGAGGCAGGCGGCTAAAAAGAGGAAACGAGAGGAGTCGGTGGAGCAGAAGCGCACCAAGCAGAACGCCAGCAAGCTGTCGGCTCTGCTCTTCAAACACAAGGAGCAGCTGAAGGCCGACATCCTGAAGAAGAGAGCACTGCTAGATAAAGAGCTCCAGCTGCAGGTGCAG GAGGAGTTGAGGAGAGATCTCATTAAACTGAGGAGGGAGAAGGAGAGAGCGCAGGCCGCAGCGGCACAAGCAGCCGCAGCTGCCGCGGCAGCCGCCTCTGCCCACGCTCACACCGGCCTCTCCACGTACACGCCGACGGTTACCTCCCCCTCCTCCACACACAAACGCAAGCGGGATGAGGAAAGAGACGCGGCGGCGGCCGCTGCCGCCAAGTCCAAACGGAAGAAAATGATCTCCACTACCTCAAAGGAGAACAAGAGGGACATCAAGTTATACTGCGTCTGCAAAACGCCCTATGATGAGTCCAA GTTCTACATCGGATGTGACCTGTGCTCTAACTGGTACCATGGGGAGTGTGTGGGTATCACAGAGAAAGAAGCCAAGAAGATGGATGACTACATCTGCGCAGATTGTAAACGGGCACAGGAAGGCAGCACGGAGGAGCTCTACTGCATCTGCAGGACTCCATACGACGAATCACA gttctACATTGGTTGCGACCGTTGTCAGAACTGGTACCATGGTCGCTGTGTGGGCATCTTGCAGAGTGAAGCCACACACATCGATGAGTATGTGTGCCCGCAGTGCCAGTCTACAGAGGACGCCATGACGGTACTGACGCCGCTCACAGATAAAGACTACGAGGGTTTGAAGCGAATCCTGCGCTCCTTACAG TCCCATAAAATGGCATGGCCATTCCTGGAACCAGTGGATCCGAATGACGCTCCGGATTATTATGGGATCATCAAGGAACCGATGG ACCTGTCAACAATGGAGGAGAGGATACAGAAGCGCTTTTACAGCAAACTCACAGAGTTTGTAGCGGACATGACCAAAATCTTCGACAACTGCCGCTACTACAACCCCAGCGACTCGCCCTTTTACCAGTGTGCAGAGTTCCTGGAGTCCTTCTTTGTACAGAAACTAAAAGCTTTTAAAGCAAGCAG attgtga